ACAAATGACCTAATGTAGGATAGCTCTTTGAGTTTCAGCTTTATGACCAGGTGGCTGTACTCCTTAGCCTCCTTAAGTCTCGTGGATCTTCACCTTGACTTGTTAGGCATTTATCTGGCTCAGTTAGCAAAGCCGTGTTAGTCGAAGCTTTGATTCCTCCATGGTGACCTGCCTGAAATGTATTCCTAGATTACAGCTAACATTGTCGTGCTGTTTGCTATTTATACAGTAGCATTGACAAAGTCTTTACAATGACTAAATATATATTGTCTTTCAGTGGCATGGATGTGTTTGCACTGAGCTAGGCTGCAGGCAACCATAGAATGGCTACAAgctgcttcaaaataaaagtatccCATTGGTTTGCCAGTGGAACTCTTTTTTTAAGTAATGTGAAAAAGTTATAAAGCtagaaaaaagagagagcttTTGGTAATCAGGCCCAGCATGGATGtacagtaaacaaaaacatgacatctCCACAGTGTAATTTAATGTTTcgtcctgtctctgcctgctgtgccACCCCTCATCTGAACACTCTTTGTTGTGAGCAGAGAATCACCTGCttggaaaaaaatgattttaatcaATGTTGCCTaactgtttttgtctgcatgtgttttggTTTGCAGTCGCTCTGGCGTTATTGAGAAGCTGGAGGCCTTGGAGCTGGAGAATCAAGAGAAAATGGAGGTGGAAGAGTTGGGGAGGactggagagagacagggcCGAAGTGAGCACAGGCGCTTCCACAGAGAGGtaacgtgtgcgtgtgcgtgcgtgtgtgtgtgtgtgtgtgcacttggaCATTGAAGCCAGCAATGCCAAATTGCGGAGTGGTTTACAATAGATACAGCGAGACTTGtaaactgtcttttttaaacaacatcACATGATGCAGATGTGAACTCAGCTCTGGACCCGCCAGCCTGgcttctgccttttttttttattcttctgtccCAGCACctccccccactcctcctccatcttttcccttCACCCTCTTCCCTCAAACTCTCCCTCTCGCTgtcctgtctttgttttgtttgtaggtcagaggtcagccgCGTGTGCTGTATTCATTTCCAGTTTCCATTCTGTGGTGGGATTCCCCTGGCGATTATGCTTCCCTTTCCCACCCTGGACCTCAGTGCGCAGATAAAATGACTTTCGAAACACAGAGACCAAAACAACACTGATGCGCTCAGTCACAGTCACTGTTAAACATGTGGGCTGTTTTGTCTTGGCCCTATATCTTTGTCAGTCTTGTGAAAATATCACATACGTGTACAGTTTAAGTTGCCAAGACTGCTTGTGTGcgtcattacacacacacacacacacacacacacacacacacacactgagatgtttggaagtAATGATGAGGACACTCAAAACTGGTTGCTTATCAGGTCTTTACGGTCTTGACGTCACCCTCACTGATTACACTGCCTTGTGGATTCCCAGTctatgtgagtggtcacgtgatatacgttttcaggcatgttagttTGGACACAGATCAAAACCCATATGGAGCCAATACGCTTGTGTGGGCAGAGagagttttagtttgaaaatgccatttttcatttttcaatgtagtatggatgtagcttACAGGTGATTTGTGATATGTCTTTCAAATGTTGACTCTTGCTTTATTAACATGCGTTTGTGTTACATGTCcatgttgcttttttattttctatatcatcatttatattttcctgtttttcatgaTGAATTAATTCACCTCTGTCTGTAAAATCAACATAGAAAAACTTAACGGTGTGTTCCGCAGGGGCAGAGGCATGATGTTGGTCAGGGTCGCGACTTCCCCTCCACCCTGCCCCCTCTGAGGAGAGCCAAGTCCCTGGACCGAAGGACCACTGAGTCAGTCATGACTGTAAGTGTTTCATCTCATCTCTTTTGTAAAACGCCATCCTCTCAAGGTACAACCCTGGCAAGTTGTGACGCATGAAAACATGCGTCATCCAAATATTATTGTAGAGTAAATGACGAGTTATTGAGACCAGGGAGTTTGTGTTAAGTAGAAGAGGGTGAAACGCATCTTGTTTATAAATGAAAGGAATCGTGGAAGCTGCTTTAGGCAAGTTACTACTTTTCATTCATAAAGAAGTAATCTGATAAGGTGTTATAGAAAACGCAGAATCAGCCATCGATGTttacagaagtgtgtgtgtgtgtgtgtgtgtgtgtgtgtgtgtgtgtgtgtgtgtgtgtgtgtgtgtgtgtgtgtgtgtgtgtgtgtgtgtgtgtgtgagagacacattAGGTTTAGACATTTGTGTCAGTAAGCAGTTGCCCACTTGTGTTAGGGTTAGTTACTACACATGTGTCACTATCAGAGAGACAAATAATTTTATCAACAAAATGTTATCAATAAATTGCTTGTCAGACTCACTAACAGTTATTAAGTAAATAACCAGACTGTAAAACATGCCATTGATAATTTCTACtggaaaaaatatacaaaaaatccATGTTTAATTAACTGATCATTTCTCTCACAGTGAAGGGAAGCGTCTTAATCTGCACAACTAGCTGCTTGATTCTTCCCAGAATGCTCCTGAATATCCTGTCGATGTGCTACTGACAAACTATTGCACTTTTGGAGGGGCTTTAGTGATAGAGACTGGTCCTTAGAGCTCAGGCGCGGGGAATTCAGTCAGCAGACGACGAGGTTTAAGTTTGGATtttgtactgattgtgtttgaCATTAACTAACGCACAATTGGCGAATTTTCCCTCAGAAGGCCGGTGTGTTTCAGTGAGTCTGTACTCTTCTAGACAAAGCCTCTCCTGTTCCCGCTAAGCTGTAGGATCCAGGGTCAGCTTCAGTGCCAGATCTTCAGCTGAGCGGAGCGAAGTCGCTGGGTTGTTGTTGGGGCTGGGAAGCTGGAATCAGTTAGGTAACAGCGTTAGGAGAATTAAACATTGAGAAAGGtctgtgtggacattctccgaCAGTGTGCCACTGGGTTTACGTGGCAGcttttgaaaacagcttttccCAGAGTTTGATGGGGGGGTAAGTGATGGTGGAAGTGGAGAAATATGATACACACATAATATTGCAGTATTTTGAGATGCAGTCAGTCAATAAACAAGATGTCCTTTTTAACCCAACCagttatttttgtgattttaaacctccagccttgacctttgaccttctccAGTAGGttgagacaaagaaaatgagcATTTATCCAAACTCACGACTGTTATCCTATTTCACATTGTGTGAAAACACCTGACATCAGTGTGTAGTTAAGTTGTTGTGTGTAGTAAGCTGCCTTTTTCCCTGATGATTTTTTGGCCTTGATGTGAAGGTGTGGGTGTTGTAGGCCAAACCTCCATGCTGCAGGGGGCAGTgcagccccctcctctcctctccaggttATACACCTTATTCTGCTCCCCTTGTGTGCAGATTGTGCCCACTGCGTGCACCCATTTTTGTGCCATGTGTGAATGTCACAACTTACCACTGCTTCCTCAGGCCATTTGTCACATTTATGAGTGTCAGGTCACCGTCACACATGCGAATGCAGGTAAATGtcgtgggtcaaagttcaacaaAGTCTAACCCCACGCAAAGCCACGCTGGATTTGCTTTGACACAGGAAGCGAATGTTTTTCTCGCACCCTCACTCAGATTGGAAGTGAGCAGCAGGCCGTAGGTTCGCTGTTCTcacatgtgtgactgtgccctTAGTGTTTCTCCCACTGTGTGGAATAACAGCAGACTACAACAGTGATTGAGCAGCAGCAAAGTCTGGCAGAAGTTGCCCCTGTCCAGTGGTTCACATTTAGACCATCTCTCATCCACAGCTTCTAATTAGTCTCATCCATCGGTCGGGTCAACTTCTACCCCCAGCATGTGTTATTGCTTCTTACAGTCACATCAGTCAGTCATTTATGAATTGTTGTATGGGTGAATTGTTTTAGGCTATGTTATGTTGCTGTATTTTAAGGTAAGTGCTGGTCATCCATTGCAGCACTTTTTAATGAAAAGgtcacattgtgtgtgtattttactgCCTCTGAGGTCAGTTTGCATGTTGACCATTTGTACACGTTTCAATTCTGTTCCagataaatgtaatttcaatattctttctttcttttctttttttcagccGGATTTACTGAACTTCAAGAAAGGTTGGATGGTGAAGCTGGATGAGCAAGGCCAGGTACCATTAAGTACTAATTTCTCAAGTCATAACCTACGATTGTCATTTAACTGGTGAAGTAAAATCAGTTTGAGCTTAAAGGAACGTCAGTCTCAAGAGTATATCAAATTTCAAACAacagactgactgacacagGGCAGTAAACCATATGTCACTggcatttataaaaaaaagcgTTTTGCAGTCAAAAGCAAGTTCAAACAGCATCTGAACTGTCCACCTGCTGAATGTCTGTAGCCTTCTGTGGCCTTTACACATGTGTGGCCAGACTTTGAAGCCGTCTCTTCAATCCACCTAAAAGACGAGGGTGGAGCCTGAAGGCTTTAAAGTAGATCTTCGTATGATATGATTGACATGCAAACTCTGCTGCCACGAAGAGCAGTTTTTATCGACAGACAGGATGTTTATATACGAGATGTCTGCTCTAACATGCTGTCCAGAACTCTGTCTTCagattttcacttatttttctctccacattGTAGTGGAAGAAATACTGGTTTGTGTTGACGGATCACAGCCTGAGATACTACAAGGATTCAATAGCAGAGGAGGTGAGCTTATAAATTTTAATTTCAGTATCATTGCAAACTCTTCTTAGTTCAGACGTGGTATTTAAATgcatcctgagagatccgatcacaactGGTCAGCACTTAGTTCATCTGTTCATACCTGGCATAAAAATtatgaatgtgtctcctgtgaccacttctaatcagatctcacttcccagCTCTTTATGCAAATACACAGTGAGTGCATGTAAGAGAATGAGTGTTGGCACGAGTGGAGCTCTGATTTTAAGAatgattttactcatttaaaaaaaaaaatttaaattgttaTGTAGTGGTTAGTGTGGATGTTGTGTCGGTGGCTGCAAACAAATCCACCTAAGGGCTCTAAGAAGGGTAAAATACTTGTGATCTTGGCAGGTCAGAGATGTTagctgagtaggtggtccttcacatgtggcccaggatgcatttgcattcacacagctaaaagaatgtggTCACACGCTTCCTATGGACACATTTGGTTCAGAACTGAATTTAGAACTAAccacttgtgatctgatcaTTCAGTTCGTAAGTTAATACCAGGCCTGAATCAATGTTTCATGTTGGGCATGTCTTATCTTTCCTCACCTCAGGCCTCTGACCTGGATGGTGAGATTGACCTGTCCACTTGCTACAATGTAACTGAGTACCAGGCTCAACGCAACTATGGTTTCCAAATACATGTAAGATGCTTTATATGTACTatgaatgtttgtttattcaggCATTTATATAAGCATTGAATATGATAACCCTGATTTTTCTAATAAAGGAAAAGCTGTTGaaactttttaattgtttttgacTCTGTCCTGACTATGGTAATTTCTGTTGGTActgtttgctgctttttttttttgttgcattataGAGGTGTGTCTTTTGTTATGGTCATTCAATATATAATTCATGgtgctttaaaatgtttagaCGCAGGAGGGAGTGCACACTCTGTCCGCCATGACGGCAGGTATACGCAGGAACTGGATCCAGGCGGTCATGAAGAACGTCAGGCCCTCCACTGCCCCTGACGTGGCGAGGTCAGCACACTCATGTCAACAGTATCACACATTTCAACCATAATGATGATATATGATGCATGAAAATCGTATGTGAAAAAAGATTCTGTATAGCTTTTCTAATACAAAATGGTATCATTCTTTCCATTTAAAGAAGTGACCGTAAGTCTTCCGCATTCTGTGTATAAAGTCATAAACTAATGAAGGCAAcatgaaatattacatttaGATCCCCTGTTAATAAATGTTGGTGTTAATATACATTAAAGTGACTTTCCCACCTCGGAGTTACAAGCTTGCAATACACAAATCTCAGCTGATTGCGACAGGTCAGGTTTTGGGTCCATCACTTTGAAGCTTAAACTtacctttcttttctctgccttCCAGCTCGACTGAGGATCATGGCTCCTTCCCTCCTTTGGAAGGTCTGGTTAGACCAGACGTCACTCAGGACTCCCCTTCATCAGAGGCCTCTGTAGAGAGAGAATCCGCTCCGGGCATCACAAAGAGCCGGGCGCGCGAGCGCCGACGAGAAGGCCGCTCGAAGACCTTCGACTGGGCAGAATTCAGACCCATCGCTCAGGCTCTGGCTCAGCAGAGGGCACAAGAGGCTGAGAGCCTCCAGGCAGACTTGGGAGAGCTCGAGCGGAgccggaggagggaggagaggcggAAAAGGTATGAGTCTGTGACCAGCTCATCGACAGAGCCCACATCCCCTAAAGAGGCAGGGAGGACAGACTATGAGAGTGGAGAGGGAGTTGGACAGTTGGATTCATTAGGTCCCACGTCTTtggagaggcagcagagggtggaggaggtgatAGAACAACACTGGCAACAGGTGGAGAAGACACCCATACGGGACGAGAGAAGGGTGCCCCTGCCCACCACAGCACAAACCAGAGAGACGGCAGAGTTGGAGCAGCTGTTGGAGAATTACAAGCAAGGGGTACATTACCTTTTTTAAGTTCTTCCTATTCTATTGCATCAGTTTCAAATTAAGTGagtaaataaaagcaaactgGAGATCACCTCACCCTAAGTTTTGAGGGCTAAGACATGTCTACCCCCACGAGTATATATAATTTTCATGTTTTGCTACATTTCTCTCCTCATGTGGTACAGTGCAGTTGTCTCCTTAAATTGATTTGGTTAATTGGTCATGTAACTTTCCgctgtaaaataataaatcaacatAATTGAATAGCACGTCCTTGAAGAACTTGTTGGCTAATCAAAGGTTGACTCCTGCTTCTGCAGATAGAGGACCTAAAGTTACACTTGCAGAGCTGTCACCAGCAGCTCATCGACTCCAACAATCACAAACAGgtgctggagcagcagctgagaacAGCTCTGGAGCGAGAGCAGGACATCCGCACAGGTTACATCTCTCCGGTGAGTAACGACTCTGTGTCTCCAGTATGCCGCTGCATTGGATGGGAAGTCCTGGAGCAGATTTCATGTGTTATATTTACAGTCGAGCTGTATTTTTCCCCTTCATTTTGTAACATTCTTTGCATGTTGTATTTTACTATAAGAAAACATCAAACTGACATTGAAACAACAAAGTGGCTACAGATATGTGCCTTTGCATGAGTTCATTGCATGTGAAAAAACATTGAGGTCTTAATACAAAATTGGCTTCTACTAGTTAATCTCCTCGCTTTGTCGTTGGTCTGTTACAATACCTGAACTCATGCCAGCAGTTACTTGAGTATTGCATTGATTATGGACCAGAGAACAGCAGTGTAATGGTTCCTGATTTGACTTTCAGAGGATCGTGTGACtctaaatggaaaaaaaattgcaaatgAATTATGTTTTAACTCAGCTTTTTAGAAATAATTAGGCTGCAACTTATTGTTAAAAGGAAAACGAGAAAAAGTGAATTTGAAATAGGGATGGGTGATgcaaaaatatcaataattatcacaatattaataatatatttgcaCTATGCAAGCATATTGAGGAGGTATAGGACATTATTGCTCAACCTCCGATTTGTAAAAAAGAGTCTAGAACCACAactttcactcaggagcaaaaataactcactttaaaatatattgtgaCATCAggataattatcgatatcaacagaaaataaaactttcatcCTATTATAATTTTTGGCAATATCCCCCAGCcctgatttgaaaataaaatgacaaacgTCAAGCTTGAAAACTCTGAATCAGAATcaattttatatttcacttttaatgtCTTTTCATGAAATCAGTACAAAAATAGAAATTATGTACATTTTAATGGAAAATAACCATATAAAGTATATAATCACACATCTATtgtcagttttatattttacatttagtaTTATGTTTTTaggtttatatttcatttttattgaaaaaaatatagatatttaatATTCTGTTTTTGCTTTCTTACTTATATTAAATTGTAGCCTGATTCATCCTAGCAGTTCACTAAAGTAGTTATTTACTTTCACCTTACATTTTCCTTTAGAGTCATTGTTGCTGCATAATAGTTGTTGAAATGTTTGACTCAACATGTATGAATAATAACCTCTCGGCTTGTTTTCTAATTATTTGCATGGACATCAGATTCCCATCTTCTATTAACTGCTATGAAGATCATCCATGTGTTATTCTGTTAACAAGTATTGTTTGTAGCTGTACAATGACACAAAGGTATGATGTTGAatacattgttgtgtttgtgtgtcgacGTATGGATTGTTTttgtcagagtgagacagagtgaaTACTTTTTAGATGATTGGATTTGTTTACAACTGAGTTAAAATTAGACTTTGCTGTGGCTATTAGGATACAGTGTGTGCATTGTTTTGTGTTGCCTCTTGTAGACATAACATTCAGGTGACTTGCAATGAATTAAAAAGAACACTTGAAAATATATAAGTCTATATTAGACTTACATTGAATAATACGATTCACTATCTCCATTCAGAAAAGAATTGCTCTGGTACAAAACATGAGCTTGGACCAGAAAACATCAGAAATGTGTGTAGGACCTGGTATTCCTTCCATTCTTGAGTAAACCTTCCAGCTGAAACTAATATTGCATTACTTACCACTTTAAGTAACTTTTAACCATTTAATGTGCATGCTCTGTTATGATTAACTAACCCCAGCCATTAAATCTCTTtcctttactttttatttccacattcaAACTCAGGGGATTTTGAATTTCCTTTGAATCGCTGTTCATGTATCATAATTTGGGATCATCATGTGGGAATGCTAATTGTAATATCACTGTTTAATAGAAATTCGAGAGAAATGATTGATAGATAACGCTGAAAATGATTAGCAAGCTTTATGTCTCCCCTGCTTTGTGTTAACCAACTGTCTGGTCCCCTTTTCCAAGCTGGAGCACCCTTTGGGTCTGGAGGCTGATGTGACGCCCCAGACGAAGAGGCCCGAACTGGTTAGTTCTCAAGCACAGAGTTTAACAAAGAAGTATCAGGAGACCAAAGAGCTCCTGAAGCTGCAAGAACTGAAAAAGCGCAATATGCAGGCACAGCTTGGCCTCTCGCTTTCTCAACTCCCCATCAAGGAACCTTACCTTTCTGATCCATCGATTCTGGAAAGCCCTCCCCCTGAAACTGTTCAAAAACCTGTTAGCATCTTGCTCCAGGACAGCTCAGAGGCAATTCAGGACCTAGAAGACTTGATAAGTGGTAAAACGCTTACTCTAACAGAGCTGGGGAAAGTGATGAAATCCTATATTTATAATCAAGCCACAACAGAGACACATCAACTTCAGAAGCTCTTGGAGACATGGAAGTACCAGCAGGAGATAGACAATGAAACGATAAAAAACAGTTTAGCCAAGGCAGGTGAAATCATCCGTGAATATGAAGCCCGTCTTCTTACCATGGAGGATTTGGTGGGGAAAGTTCAGAAGCAAGAATTGGAACGTCTACAAAACCCCTACGGCCCCCTATCAACAATTGAAAACCATTCAGAGACAAATGAGATGACAGTCGGAATGCTCTCTCAGAGGGTCGAActtttaacaaatgaaaatggagCTTTGAAACAACGCTGTCAGGAAATAGTAAACCAACTGACTGAGGCCGACAGAGAAATAGACAGACTGAAAGCTGAGCTGATCAGCCAGCAGGGCGGCAAACAGCATCATCTAGTAATGGAAGAGTTGAAAAGACTAAAGGCTGAACTGGCTGAAAACCAAGCTAACGCCATAGACAGGGAGTATTATGAGAGGGAGCTGAATGAGAAATCCTTGAGGCTGCATGAAGCTCTTGTCACGTTGGAGGAGCTTGGCAACACCCttaaagacacagagaagaagctgcagttgaAAGATGCCACATTGAAAGGTCTGGGCTTCCCGACAGATTATGAGGACGAGGAGTTACAGCCAGAGAAAGAGCAACTCAACGAGCTACTGGAAGCCTCACAAACAAAGCTATTTGAAACGGAGGCAAACCTGCAGTCTACAGAGCAGCGCTGTATTGAACTGGACGCTAGGAACAGTGAATTAATGGCACTAAACCAGGAATATCAGAAAGTCAGTGGAGAGAAACtagaagaagcagaaaatgaaataagaatGCTAAAAGAGAAGTTAGGAATTGAGAAAGGAAGAGCTGAAATGACCGTTGGCAAGTGTGTTGCAGCAGGAAAAAAGCAGGTCGATGATAAAGAACTTATAAAGCAAGTAGTAGAAGAGGTGGAGATGAGATCTGAGGCAATTAATCAAGTTGTAGAGATGTTAGGAAAGGTAGATGTTAATGTAGAGAGAATGCTTAGTGATTTAAAAAGCACTTTATTTGGTTCTTTGAAAGAAGAGCCATTCCATGTGAGCCCAAAAGATGTGAGGTTGGTAGTGGAGGGAGAGTTCTGGAGTCAGCTGTTGGGCACCTCTGAAATACATCCAGAGGAAACTCATTGCAGCAGTGGGAGAAGTGTGGCCGAACAGATGATGGCACAGAAGAGGCTGATGATCTTGACGAGAGGGATTTGTTCACAAGCGAATGTTTACAGTGAAGTGGTGACTATGCCAGATTTTGCATCCATGTACAGTTGGCTTGACAATGAAAAGAATGCTATGATTCTCAAAGAGTTAACTGAGACATTGGAGGCAAAGTCAAATAGTTTGAAGCAGCTTGCGTCGAAGGTAAAGCTTGATGAAGATGACATGCTCCTGTCCATGGCTCAATCAAGCTTTGGTTGTGAGCAGAAACAGCCCTGTGACTATTTGCTTGAAGCTTTCAAAGAAGCCTGCACGTCTTATGTGATCATTAGGTTGAACATCCAGCATGACAAAGAGCTAAAGCATAAACAGACAGAAGTTCAAGCTTGTGGCTTGGACTGTCCTAATTGTCCCAAATTAAGAGAAGTTGTCAGTGATCTCCAGTCCAAACTAACCGATCTCCAGGGTCGGCTATCTGAGGCATGTCTAAAAACCACTACAGGGCCCCAAACTTTGATTCAGATTGAAGGAGAGCCCATTGATTCATTGGATAAAACCATTGAGTTACAAGACATGATAGCAAGACATAGAAAGGAGCTTCAAGAAGTCAAAGATGGCTATGAGGAGGAAGCTGAAAAGATGAGGCAGGAAATAGCTACGGCAAGCGAAACACTGCATCTCCGGTCAGAGGAAACCGTGAAAGAGATTGACTCATTGACTGGCTGCATGGAGAACCTCAAGAAGAAGCACGAATTAGAAAGGTCGAACCTAACGGAGAGGTTTGATGGGGAGATGGAAGAGCTGAGGAGCATGATGAGTCCAGTCAACCCAGAGAGGACCTCAACAGATGGGTGTACTGCCTCAGATCCCGCTTCGGCCCAAACTTCAACCCTGAAGCAGCGCATTCAAGAGCTGGTGACCCAAGTTTCAGTCATGACGGAAGAGATGAAGCGGCGCAAAGAGCAGGGCGACGCTACAACTCAACGGCTGAAATACGAGAAAGACCTGGAAAACCTGAAGGTGGAAGCGCTCGTTGTCCTTGCCGTCCTCCATATGTGATGCCTTGTGTCCCTTTGTGGCATTCCCAgatccctcttcctcccccccgTCCCCTACTCCCCTTTCCTAACCTTCCTAACACTGTCGCTCTTGTTCCGTAAACCACTTTTTCCCTGTCTTGCATGAAAACTAACCTCCTTTAAGTTTATGTGATCATTGATGCTGCAGTAGTTGTGTACCGAGGAACCCATTTTGTTGAAGCTTCATCGCTATCACTCGCTGAATTTTAAGTAACTGATAAATTATATGATTGTATGAAAACAATTCAACAAACacgtttgttttatttgattatttaaggCTACCATGTCAGCCTCGTCTGCTCAGAAATGAGTTCCTCAGTTAGTCTGCTTATTAATCTAACCCTTTGATTCAGCTATGCCTTGTTATCGTGTTAAAGGCAAAGAGTTGACCCTCaagttctttttaaatatttagaatCAAAATCACCAGATATCATTTTGGCTGTAAGATTCATTTGTGTGGGTCTTATCTCTTTTCCTTTggctgttgtttactaacaaattaaatgaaatccCCCTTTTCTCCCAATAACCGTCGATGGCGTAACATTTCAATTCCTTGACGAAGTGATCTTAACTCAATTTGTTAGCTTTTTCTAGAGCTCCACTGCATCTCAAAGTCTTCGAAAGCAAATAAAGTTGTTGGCTCAGGCTACACCCATTCGAATACCTTTTTGATTTTCAAATGGCgtataaactaaaataaaagattgttTAGCTTTGCATTAGTAATCCCTTTCTATGCTAGCACACCTTAAAGGGTATAatgtgtgtgccagtgtaaacaggaagcagattatCTTCTCTGCAGTTGCACAGTTACAAAAAACACTAGATACAATGATGAAAAGTAAGTTGAGAAAATAATTTCCTCGGACAAACAATGAGGAGGAACCAATCACAAAGTGATTGCGGGTGAATGCATCATCGTTTCTAAAACATCTCCATTTTAGGTGGAACGTAGCAGTAGTGATGCCtattaaaactaaaacgtaTTAGTATGGATATAGTCTCAATTGTGATGATGTCACCCAAGTATGAAACTTTGGTTACACAATGAGTAGTTATACAGTCCTTGAGATCTTATCCAATAACTTAATTTGCTGTTCAAAGCAGGAATATGTGGTTGAAAGCTCTAGAAAAAGCTAGCAAGGATACCTTGACTCCGAGTGTTTTATCAAACTACTATTCTGATACCACATCTTTTCTCACTGGTCTTTGGCCCTGCaggtagttttgttttttgttggatTGGTTTGGAGATGAAGGGAATTCTGCCTGTGTTGTCAGAGCATAGAATTATGgtacatcatttatttatcaaagcTCAGCAATAATGCTGTAAGCTATGGATTTTGCATCCTGAACCATAACATTTTGATATTATAGtccatgataaaaaaaaaagaagaaaaaaactgttctcAGTGATGTTGTCTGAAACTTTCAACAGCAACACACCATTCCACAAATGGAAAATTTGAATGGTCTGTGTACAACAAATGAAACGTTTCCATGGCAGGTTTCTCAAATCCTATTAACATCTAACTGAAACTATCTGCATGGCTGGACACAACAAAGGTTACATGATATGGGGAAATATTTGATCTTTTAGGATTTGGTCAGATCTTAAATTTAATAGTCTGTCTGTTTCTGACTTTCTTGAGTGTTTTCATGGGATTTGAtgtaagaaatacaaaatattctaacttttttaaatctggcAGTTTGATAAGTTGATAGGAGGTTGTATACAGGGATAGAACAACTTTCTGAGGGAAAGACTGAATACCTAATGTTTCTACCTGTAGTATGTGAGATC
This is a stretch of genomic DNA from Hippoglossus stenolepis isolate QCI-W04-F060 chromosome 21, HSTE1.2, whole genome shotgun sequence. It encodes these proteins:
- the LOC118100225 gene encoding myosin phosphatase Rho-interacting protein isoform X1, with product MSTAKENPCRKFQANFFNKSKCQNCFKPRELHLLTDQDLTQAKPIYGGWLCLAPEGTDFDNPMQRSRKWQRRFFVLYEHGCLRFALDESPSTLPQGTVNMNLCTDVIDAEPKTGQKNSLCIITPDQEYFIRGENKEIINGWSEQLVVYPRTNKQNQKKKRKVEPATSQEPGPAKVAVTGSGIPEAEKVPDSSSIIWQEELNQREAEGAIVWAPADVPPGSPLPSTGECASVGHGSDAGSVNGDEVDRGSLPMHSSVPQPPSDLLSPTGSCSSLGGVPRCLSPAPSDPFPSGSSLLSNGSHISGSVSSLDSDASGSTVTSTDSHPTSQRGSHPFSHHDTPRSRRLEAEARKAEKRSRYRSPDRQEREAVLSPERSRSGVIEKLEALELENQEKMEVEELGRTGERQGRSEHRRFHREGQRHDVGQGRDFPSTLPPLRRAKSLDRRTTESVMTPDLLNFKKGWMVKLDEQGQWKKYWFVLTDHSLRYYKDSIAEEASDLDGEIDLSTCYNVTEYQAQRNYGFQIHTQEGVHTLSAMTAGIRRNWIQAVMKNVRPSTAPDVASSTEDHGSFPPLEGLVRPDVTQDSPSSEASVERESAPGITKSRARERRREGRSKTFDWAEFRPIAQALAQQRAQEAESLQADLGELERSRRREERRKRYESVTSSSTEPTSPKEAGRTDYESGEGVGQLDSLGPTSLERQQRVEEVIEQHWQQVEKTPIRDERRVPLPTTAQTRETAELEQLLENYKQGIEDLKLHLQSCHQQLIDSNNHKQVLEQQLRTALEREQDIRTGYISPLEHPLGLEADVTPQTKRPELVSSQAQSLTKKYQETKELLKLQELKKRNMQAQLGLSLSQLPIKEPYLSDPSILESPPPETVQKPVSILLQDSSEAIQDLEDLISGKTLTLTELGKVMKSYIYNQATTETHQLQKLLETWKYQQEIDNETIKNSLAKAGEIIREYEARLLTMEDLVGKVQKQELERLQNPYGPLSTIENHSETNEMTVGMLSQRVELLTNENGALKQRCQEIVNQLTEADREIDRLKAELISQQGGKQHHLVMEELKRLKAELAENQANAIDREYYERELNEKSLRLHEALVTLEELGNTLKDTEKKLQLKDATLKGLGFPTDYEDEELQPEKEQLNELLEASQTKLFETEANLQSTEQRCIELDARNSELMALNQEYQKVSGEKLEEAENEIRMLKEKLGIEKGRAEMTVGKCVAAGKKQVDDKELIKQVVEEVEMRSEAINQVVEMLGKVDVNVERMLSDLKSTLFGSLKEEPFHVSPKDVRLVVEGEFWSQLLGTSEIHPEETHCSSGRSVAEQMMAQKRLMILTRGICSQANVYSEVVTMPDFASMYSWLDNEKNAMILKELTETLEAKSNSLKQLASKVKLDEDDMLLSMAQSSFGCEQKQPCDYLLEAFKEACTSYVIIRLNIQHDKELKHKQTEVQACGLDCPNCPKLREVVSDLQSKLTDLQGRLSEACLKTTTGPQTLIQIEGEPIDSLDKTIELQDMIARHRKELQEVKDGYEEEAEKMRQEIATASETLHLRSEETVKEIDSLTGCMENLKKKHELERSNLTERFDGEMEELRSMMSPVNPERTSTDGCTASDPASAQTSTLKQRIQELVTQVSVMTEEMKRRKEQGDATTQRLKYEKDLENLKATCERGFAAMEDSHQKVIDELQRKHQRELENLHEEKERLLAEETAATISAIEAMKNAHRSELEKELDRARKANNNAENADMDEMARQHEEELCSYHREIEVLSEQYSQKCLENAHLAQALEAERQALRQCQRENQELNAHNQELNNRLAAEITKMRSMTSEDGVGDTNTTIQGKELYELEVMLRVKESEVQYLKQEINSLKDELQSAQRDKKYATDKYKDIYTELSIVKAKGERDLGRLRDQLQLAHDALGEPSLEEMERVGYDIMKSKSNPDILKMAAAAAKRSERTMRSKSLKEGLTAEQRLHLFENKDTKEF